A single window of Paenibacillus sp. SYP-B4298 DNA harbors:
- a CDS encoding RHS repeat domain-containing protein produces MPALIPLYHRKPAYLRSNALVMREDAASSKGYYLHNGHGDVVGIRNVSGAVVNEYEYDLWGKPLVTVEGVDNPFRYSGEYWDKSSDLRYLRARWYDPGMGRFISEDTYEGELGNPLSQNLYTYVHNNPLFCFLRGELKDTGISNKSAKTVYLYLFQGGRFFVVLCFVILYFTHSTFIKH; encoded by the coding sequence TTGCCTGCTCTCATTCCTCTCTATCATAGAAAGCCTGCATATCTGCGCAGCAATGCGCTGGTGATGAGAGAGGACGCCGCGAGCAGCAAGGGGTACTACCTTCACAACGGACATGGCGATGTGGTGGGCATCCGCAATGTAAGCGGAGCGGTGGTGAACGAGTATGAGTATGACCTGTGGGGTAAGCCGCTGGTTACGGTGGAAGGCGTGGACAACCCGTTCCGCTACTCGGGCGAATACTGGGATAAGAGCAGCGATCTGCGGTACCTGAGAGCACGCTGGTATGATCCGGGGATGGGCAGGTTTATTAGTGAGGATACGTATGAGGGGGAACTTGGGAATCCGCTAAGCCAAAACCTATACACTTACGTGCATAATAATCCGCTATTCTGTTTTTTACGAGGTGAACTAAAAGACACGGGAATCAGCAATAAATCGGCTAAAACGGTCTATCTTTATTTATTTCAAGGTGGCCGTTTTTTTGTAGTTTTGTGTTTTGTAATCCTATATTTCACGCATTCAACTTTCATAAAGCATTAA
- the sda gene encoding sporulation histidine kinase inhibitor Sda, which translates to MKSLTDQELMTVYEDDVELQLEKEFLDLLLIEIHARGLSTGQEKQVKARQLLMLGSTK; encoded by the coding sequence ATGAAATCACTCACAGATCAGGAGCTAATGACGGTATATGAGGATGACGTCGAACTACAGCTTGAGAAGGAATTCCTTGACCTGCTGCTCATAGAGATCCATGCACGAGGACTAAGCACCGGACAGGAGAAGCAGGTGAAGGCGCGACAACTATTGATGTTGGGCAGCACGAAATAG
- a CDS encoding IS110 family transposase, which translates to MKYKQSKKQNQRITQITENTLVVGADIAKETHVARGIDFRGIELGKDCVFQNDRAGLEKMAMWMKDLQQVHAKTDVIFGIEPTGHYWFTLAEYLEQQGIKLVIVNPHHVSKSKELEDNSPTKNDYKDAKVIADLVRNGKYSEPRLPKSVYADLRILMNHREKVVLNVGQVQRRIQNWLDRYFPEYQSVFTDWEGKASLITLEEFPTPKEIVTLGALTILKRWKQDVKRAVGIKRAEKLVQAAHNSIGLTEGVTAAKMELKDLLEQYVLFTKQQGQIMKQVEELLNQIPGTEEMLTVPGVGVVTLAGFLAEVGDLHGYNHGQQIIRLAGFNLKENSSGKKKGKSSITKRGRSRLRALLFRAVMPMVAKNAEFKALHRYYTKRTQNPLKKKQSIVALCGKLIRVLYTLGTKQIHYNATDLLGPVRQSQLQMAA; encoded by the coding sequence ATGAAGTATAAACAATCGAAGAAGCAGAATCAACGGATTACACAAATTACCGAGAATACCTTAGTTGTTGGAGCGGACATCGCAAAGGAAACACATGTGGCGCGAGGTATCGACTTCCGCGGAATTGAGTTAGGCAAGGATTGTGTGTTTCAGAACGATCGAGCTGGCCTAGAAAAAATGGCAATGTGGATGAAGGATCTTCAACAGGTTCATGCGAAGACAGACGTCATCTTCGGTATTGAGCCTACCGGACACTACTGGTTTACTCTGGCGGAGTACCTAGAACAGCAAGGCATTAAGCTGGTCATTGTTAATCCGCATCACGTGAGCAAGAGTAAGGAACTTGAGGATAACTCGCCCACGAAAAACGACTACAAGGATGCTAAAGTTATTGCGGACTTAGTCCGCAATGGCAAGTACTCCGAACCGAGACTTCCTAAGTCGGTGTATGCGGACCTACGCATTCTCATGAACCATCGGGAGAAGGTTGTGTTGAATGTGGGGCAAGTCCAGAGGAGAATTCAGAACTGGTTGGATCGGTATTTCCCCGAATACCAGAGCGTTTTTACAGACTGGGAGGGAAAGGCTTCGCTCATCACACTTGAGGAGTTTCCAACTCCAAAAGAAATCGTGACGCTAGGGGCTCTCACCATTTTGAAGCGGTGGAAGCAGGATGTGAAGCGCGCCGTGGGCATAAAAAGAGCAGAGAAGCTGGTTCAAGCTGCTCACAACTCAATCGGCCTTACGGAGGGCGTAACAGCCGCTAAGATGGAATTGAAGGACTTACTGGAACAATACGTGTTGTTTACTAAGCAGCAGGGACAGATCATGAAACAGGTCGAAGAACTGCTAAACCAAATCCCAGGTACGGAAGAAATGCTGACCGTTCCTGGAGTTGGGGTCGTTACCTTAGCGGGATTTTTAGCCGAGGTTGGCGACCTACATGGCTACAACCATGGACAGCAGATCATACGGCTAGCTGGCTTTAATCTCAAAGAGAATAGCTCAGGCAAGAAAAAGGGCAAGTCGTCCATTACCAAGCGAGGACGATCCCGGTTACGAGCGTTACTGTTCCGCGCGGTAATGCCGATGGTGGCTAAAAATGCTGAATTTAAAGCACTCCACCGGTATTACACGAAACGAACTCAGAACCCGTTAAAAAAGAAACAATCGATCGTTGCCCTATGTGGAAAGCTCATTCGAGTGTTGTACACCTTGGGGACCAAACAAATTCACTACAACGCAACTGACCTTTTGGGGCCGGTACGCCAGTCCCAGCTTCAGATGGCTGCTTAA
- a CDS encoding IS4 family transposase — MDKHTLISSFGKWLAPICTRTFTEWVTETQQDKYVKKLTTAAYLKLFLHAQLQGREGLRHIADDVLCKAFQRELGLKSISAAQLSRKHNQVDPELLQQLFERLVKRILTTCPTPAARNKIKIIDSTTVALCLQKYKWATFRKTKAGIKLHMRLAFVGDQDVMPEKATITNAKKNDRTQLDELTDEPGFTYVFDRGYMDYSAFDRYGENNISFVTRLKNNACIEPIEFLEVPQESYVSEDVIVRVGSPQKKMKHLLRVVQTQDSQGNLLFLVTNRLDLTCDEISDMYRSRWAIETFFKWMKQHLRIKHFHGQSDRAVHNQVWIALIAFCLLLLVKLETKVNHSLLQLTRWLTKLLWQSYAQWLSRMKQKPSRLSKGRRRREIMIVTMNHSADLI; from the coding sequence ATGGACAAGCATACCCTAATTTCTTCGTTTGGTAAATGGTTAGCACCAATATGTACGAGAACATTCACAGAATGGGTTACAGAAACCCAGCAAGATAAGTATGTGAAGAAGCTAACGACTGCAGCCTACTTGAAACTGTTCCTGCATGCACAACTGCAAGGCAGAGAAGGACTAAGGCACATTGCCGATGATGTACTCTGCAAGGCATTTCAACGTGAACTTGGGCTGAAGTCCATTTCCGCAGCTCAACTTAGTCGGAAACATAATCAGGTGGATCCGGAATTGCTTCAACAGTTGTTTGAGCGTCTCGTCAAACGGATTCTCACGACCTGTCCTACACCAGCTGCACGTAACAAAATAAAGATTATCGACTCGACCACCGTAGCCCTGTGTTTACAAAAGTACAAATGGGCAACATTCCGCAAGACTAAAGCAGGCATCAAACTCCATATGCGACTAGCATTTGTCGGCGATCAAGATGTCATGCCAGAGAAGGCGACCATTACGAATGCAAAGAAAAACGACCGTACACAGCTCGATGAGCTTACGGATGAACCCGGATTCACGTATGTGTTTGACCGAGGTTACATGGACTATTCGGCATTCGACCGCTATGGCGAGAATAACATCTCATTCGTCACAAGGCTGAAGAATAATGCGTGCATTGAACCTATTGAGTTTCTTGAGGTTCCGCAAGAAAGCTATGTCAGTGAGGATGTCATCGTGCGAGTTGGCTCTCCACAAAAGAAAATGAAGCATTTGCTTCGGGTGGTTCAAACGCAAGATTCTCAGGGCAATCTGTTATTTTTGGTTACCAATCGGTTGGATCTGACCTGTGACGAAATCAGCGACATGTACCGTAGTCGTTGGGCCATTGAAACGTTCTTCAAGTGGATGAAGCAGCATTTGAGGATCAAGCATTTCCATGGTCAAAGTGACCGTGCGGTTCATAATCAGGTTTGGATCGCCCTTATCGCCTTTTGTTTGCTACTGCTTGTCAAACTGGAGACGAAAGTTAATCACAGTCTACTGCAGTTAACCCGATGGCTAACAAAATTATTATGGCAGTCCTACGCTCAGTGGTTGAGCCGAATGAAACAAAAACCGAGTCGTTTATCCAAGGGAAGGCGACGAAGAGAAATAATGATTGTTACGATGAATCACTCCGCTGATCTTATCTAA
- a CDS encoding DUF6881 domain-containing protein, translating to MKYIKMKIIEVELRIPKIIYLEVTDDGVELRKVQFYLDGTVGFASEELEYERTRLSGQYLPSVEELNEACYFIASYTTPHEFEQLWRKYVTNRI from the coding sequence TTGAAATATATAAAAATGAAGATAATAGAAGTTGAGCTGAGAATTCCTAAAATAATATATTTGGAAGTAACCGATGATGGAGTTGAGCTAAGAAAAGTACAGTTTTACCTTGATGGAACGGTTGGTTTTGCATCCGAGGAATTGGAATATGAGAGAACTAGACTGTCTGGTCAATACCTCCCATCAGTTGAGGAGCTTAATGAAGCGTGCTATTTTATAGCAAGTTACACGACTCCCCACGAGTTTGAACAGCTTTGGCGAAAATATGTAACAAACCGAATATAG
- a CDS encoding type I restriction endonuclease subunit R: MSNAPKSASEKIFQENYIQELKKYKWEAPDFLNGNIQKVTVADLVQHWRGELNRLNADQLEGVELTDNEFKQVMAKINQISNSYEAAKILAIEESKGKIDGIYRDDNPHITRKQITLTIFKKAEVRGGDSSYRIAREVQTPHHNRFDIVLLINGLPLINIEQKRTDKTLDEAFGQFMRYYRDGEYSNNFMAFSQMMVITSEIATRYFATPKTITDFNLSFVFHWSDKINRVINEWKEIIKHFLMIPMAHQMVGDYLVIDEANDEENRLHMLLRPYQVHALQAVEGAAFGWDNEARQPHGGFVWHTTGSGKTITSFKTALFLSTRAGFDKVVFLVDRRELDNRTSENFKAYAAYEPVSVDDTKHTYQLKQILQSAKSGIVVTTTFKLNALVKELEEAKDQSLANKKIVFIVDEAHRTTMGQMMGTIKRFFKKNGIFFGFTGTPLFDENKVKGKINEKSEVINTTEKLFGPKLHQYTIDEAIADKNVLGFHVDYINTGEFNSYDDLREQIVERIKEEHPEMTAKEIERHVQAMSELDVEKEAKKRKLLVYQDETHIPRVVEEILNNWESQSQGREFNAILTVAYKNRVIAYYEEFKKQLAGRGETLNIAMTFSFGDENDPAGLDPAVVRTMFKDYAAFTGIEFVAGDKKHGEDAYFEDLVERATRGGTGRNPKNIDLVIVANQLLTGYDSKRLNTLYVDRSLELQDLIQAYSRTNRVLGPNKEFGTIINFQYPRITEDIVNTALKLYGSGGKSSKAIVDTYETAVKKLEITISNMILALSDPTEWQSLETDEEKKQAFLLAFREAAEQLNKVEQYYEFKWNDDTFGLDEHTWLQYVGAYRNLTSKEGDPGLPGPIHALVGKTKLAGTQVIDANHILKLVGSKVTSSNGIQVVDSETLRIIYQQIQELSNMGEFEQSQLLKEFVDTELVPGNLPSHINFDEAFENWKASKLRNTAEEFAEEWGIDHELLYKSVIAYSSSQPAIVPYINELISSVDFSKATNKEAGNKLKHNMLLTSRLPKWIAEVKQRYN, encoded by the coding sequence ATGAGCAATGCACCCAAAAGCGCATCAGAGAAAATTTTTCAAGAAAACTACATACAGGAACTGAAAAAGTACAAATGGGAGGCTCCCGATTTTCTCAACGGGAACATTCAGAAGGTGACGGTTGCCGATCTGGTGCAGCATTGGCGCGGCGAGCTTAACCGTCTGAACGCCGATCAGCTTGAAGGGGTAGAATTGACGGACAACGAATTTAAACAAGTCATGGCGAAGATTAATCAAATTAGCAATAGCTATGAGGCTGCTAAAATTTTGGCGATTGAAGAGTCGAAAGGCAAAATCGACGGCATTTATCGGGACGACAATCCCCATATTACCAGAAAGCAGATTACGTTAACCATATTCAAAAAAGCGGAAGTGCGCGGCGGCGACTCCAGTTATCGGATTGCGAGAGAAGTACAAACGCCCCATCACAACCGTTTCGATATTGTGCTGCTTATTAATGGCCTGCCTTTAATTAATATTGAGCAAAAACGGACCGACAAAACGCTGGACGAAGCATTCGGCCAGTTTATGCGTTACTATCGCGATGGGGAGTACAGCAATAACTTTATGGCTTTTTCGCAAATGATGGTGATTACTTCCGAAATCGCCACCCGCTATTTCGCCACTCCCAAAACAATAACGGATTTTAACCTCAGCTTTGTTTTTCATTGGTCTGATAAAATTAATCGCGTCATTAACGAGTGGAAAGAGATTATTAAACACTTTTTGATGATTCCAATGGCGCATCAAATGGTCGGGGATTATTTAGTCATTGATGAAGCGAATGATGAGGAGAACAGGCTGCATATGCTCTTGCGGCCGTATCAGGTTCATGCCCTGCAAGCTGTTGAAGGAGCGGCATTTGGTTGGGACAATGAAGCCAGACAGCCGCATGGCGGGTTTGTTTGGCATACAACGGGCTCTGGCAAAACGATTACCAGCTTCAAAACGGCCTTATTTCTATCCACGAGAGCAGGCTTTGATAAGGTCGTCTTTCTTGTAGATCGACGTGAACTGGACAATCGAACGAGTGAGAATTTCAAGGCATACGCTGCCTATGAGCCTGTTTCTGTAGATGATACGAAACATACCTATCAACTCAAGCAGATTCTGCAATCCGCGAAGAGCGGCATTGTCGTAACTACAACGTTTAAACTGAATGCTTTAGTTAAAGAGTTGGAAGAAGCCAAGGATCAAAGTTTGGCAAACAAGAAAATCGTCTTTATCGTTGACGAGGCTCATCGCACGACCATGGGACAGATGATGGGGACCATTAAACGCTTCTTTAAGAAGAATGGGATTTTCTTCGGTTTTACAGGAACACCATTATTTGATGAGAACAAGGTCAAAGGTAAGATTAATGAGAAAAGTGAAGTCATTAATACGACCGAAAAATTATTTGGCCCCAAGCTGCATCAATATACAATTGACGAGGCCATTGCGGACAAAAACGTACTAGGGTTCCACGTAGACTATATTAATACGGGGGAATTCAACAGCTATGATGATCTAAGAGAACAAATAGTTGAGCGGATAAAAGAAGAACACCCGGAAATGACGGCAAAGGAAATTGAGCGTCATGTTCAAGCCATGTCAGAATTGGACGTTGAGAAGGAAGCGAAGAAACGAAAGTTGCTTGTATACCAAGACGAAACGCATATCCCGCGTGTTGTTGAAGAAATATTGAATAACTGGGAATCGCAATCGCAAGGGCGGGAGTTTAACGCTATTCTGACTGTTGCCTACAAAAACCGTGTTATTGCATATTATGAGGAATTCAAGAAGCAATTGGCTGGCCGCGGGGAAACCTTGAACATCGCGATGACATTCAGTTTCGGAGATGAAAATGACCCAGCAGGCTTAGATCCGGCTGTTGTGAGAACGATGTTTAAGGACTACGCAGCATTTACGGGCATTGAGTTTGTGGCAGGCGACAAAAAGCATGGCGAGGATGCTTACTTTGAAGATCTCGTAGAACGTGCAACTCGGGGCGGTACTGGACGAAATCCGAAAAATATTGATTTGGTCATTGTGGCCAACCAACTGCTGACAGGATACGATTCCAAGCGTTTGAATACGTTGTATGTGGATCGTTCACTTGAGCTTCAAGATTTAATTCAAGCCTATTCACGAACCAATCGCGTGCTTGGACCCAATAAAGAGTTTGGTACGATTATTAACTTTCAATATCCAAGAATAACCGAAGATATTGTCAATACAGCCTTGAAGTTGTATGGCAGCGGCGGGAAGAGCAGCAAGGCCATAGTAGATACTTATGAAACGGCTGTTAAAAAGCTGGAAATTACAATCAGCAATATGATCCTTGCCTTGTCTGATCCAACGGAATGGCAGAGCCTTGAGACGGATGAGGAAAAGAAGCAAGCATTTCTTCTTGCTTTCAGAGAAGCTGCCGAGCAATTGAACAAGGTCGAACAATACTATGAATTCAAGTGGAACGATGACACCTTTGGTCTTGACGAACATACCTGGTTGCAGTATGTGGGGGCTTATCGCAATTTAACCTCGAAGGAAGGCGACCCAGGATTGCCAGGGCCAATCCATGCGCTTGTTGGAAAAACCAAGTTAGCAGGCACACAAGTCATCGATGCCAACCATATCCTTAAATTGGTAGGTTCTAAAGTGACTTCATCCAATGGCATTCAAGTGGTGGACAGTGAGACGCTCCGTATTATTTATCAGCAGATTCAAGAATTAAGCAATATGGGGGAGTTTGAGCAATCTCAATTATTGAAGGAGTTTGTTGATACTGAGCTTGTACCTGGAAATTTGCCCAGCCATATCAACTTTGACGAGGCATTTGAAAATTGGAAAGCAAGCAAGCTGCGCAATACAGCAGAGGAATTTGCTGAGGAGTGGGGAATTGACCATGAATTACTCTACAAGTCCGTAATCGCTTATTCTAGTTCACAGCCCGCTATTGTGCCTTATATTAATGAGCTTATTAGCAGTGTCGATTTCAGCAAAGCTACTAATAAAGAGGCTGGTAACAAATTGAAGCACAATATGTTGTTGACGTCCAGACTGCCCAAGTGGATTGCTGAAGTTAAACAAAGATATAATTAA
- a CDS encoding restriction endonuclease subunit S has translation MARQTKLVPKRRFKEFRNAGAWEHRELSELANFTKGSGYTKNDLRAAGSPIILYGRLYTDYQTLITEVNTFIEVKGNSVISSGGEVIVPSSGESAEDISRASVVGKPGIVLGGDLNIIKPNKQIDPIYLAIAISNGSPNRDMSKRAQGKSVVHLHNSDLKKINLSFPRIEEQRIIVKFYLQLDNLITLHQRKLDKVKALKSASLSEMFPAKDENVPQRRFAGFTDPWEQRELGEISDIRTGPFGSTLHAEDYVEEGTPIITTEHFKTGDLPEQKNGIPQVSAEDLLRLQNYVLKIDDIVFSRVGSVDINALVTSFQDGWLFSGRVLRVRTGNNVDSQYLHYELSTARAKNDVIARAVGQTMPSINTEILKQTKVFLPTEIKEQKNIGQFFAELDNLITLHQRKLEKLKNIKEAYLNEMFV, from the coding sequence ATGGCGAGGCAGACCAAATTAGTGCCTAAAAGGCGTTTTAAAGAATTTCGTAATGCTGGTGCTTGGGAACATCGTGAGTTAAGTGAACTTGCCAATTTTACTAAAGGAAGTGGATATACTAAAAATGATCTAAGAGCTGCTGGATCGCCTATTATTCTATACGGGCGTTTATATACTGATTACCAAACTTTGATCACAGAGGTAAATACATTTATAGAGGTTAAAGGAAACTCCGTTATTAGTTCAGGTGGTGAGGTAATAGTACCATCTTCTGGTGAGTCTGCTGAAGACATTTCAAGAGCTTCAGTGGTTGGAAAACCAGGAATTGTACTGGGCGGAGACCTAAATATAATTAAACCTAACAAACAAATTGATCCTATATACTTAGCTATAGCAATTTCAAATGGATCGCCTAATAGAGACATGTCAAAAAGAGCTCAAGGTAAATCTGTAGTACATTTGCACAATTCAGATTTGAAAAAAATCAACTTGTCTTTTCCTAGAATCGAAGAGCAAAGAATTATTGTGAAGTTTTACTTGCAACTCGACAACCTCATCACCCTTCATCAGCGTAAGTTGGATAAGGTGAAAGCACTAAAGTCCGCATCTCTCTCTGAGATGTTTCCCGCTAAAGACGAGAATGTGCCTCAACGGAGATTTGCAGGATTTACTGATCCTTGGGAACAGCGTGAGTTGGGGGAAATATCCGATATTCGTACTGGGCCTTTCGGAAGTACACTTCACGCAGAAGATTATGTTGAGGAAGGTACGCCAATTATAACAACAGAGCATTTTAAAACTGGTGACCTCCCTGAGCAAAAAAACGGTATTCCACAAGTATCGGCTGAAGACCTTCTTAGATTGCAAAATTATGTTTTGAAGATAGATGATATTGTTTTTTCACGAGTAGGTTCAGTTGATATAAATGCTTTAGTTACGTCATTTCAGGATGGCTGGTTGTTTTCAGGACGTGTTCTTCGTGTAAGGACTGGTAACAACGTTGATAGTCAATATTTGCATTACGAACTTTCAACGGCGCGAGCTAAAAATGATGTTATTGCTCGTGCTGTCGGACAGACTATGCCCTCGATTAATACGGAAATTTTAAAACAAACAAAGGTATTTTTACCTACTGAGATTAAGGAGCAAAAGAATATTGGGCAGTTCTTTGCCGAACTAGACAACCTCATCACCCTTCATCAGCGTAAGTTGGAGAAACTAAAAAATATAAAAGAAGCATATCTAAATGAAATGTTTGTTTAG
- a CDS encoding type I restriction-modification system subunit M, with amino-acid sequence MITSEEIKRRLWDGANELRGSMDASRYKDYMLGLMFYKFLSDKTLETFRLTSGLGQITESELVEEYTKARAEYGEELDKMIQGVISYYVLPEYLYQSWLKDINTGDFEVQKVTDSLNNFERTIAVSGDSNKFKGLFSSSTLDLTDTALGSNLNERSKNIKALILLFADLNMVALQKGDVLGDAYEYLIGQFAMESGKKAGEFYTPRQVSEVMAQIVAKTPNIKSIYDPTVGSGSLLLTVSKHLDEDVQKNLTYYGQEKNTATYNLSRMNLLLHGVRPTQMTIKNGDTLAQDWPEDPERPNEGVQFDAVVMNPPYSVKKWNRAGLKVSDPRFEVAGVLPPDSKGDFAFLLHGLFHLGQEGTMAIVLPHGVLFRGATEGEIRKRLIDKNYIDTIIGLPNNLFTNTGIPVVVAVLKKSRKLDAPILIIDASRGFIKVGKQHVLQEKDIARIVDTYVERREETGYSHLATRQDILKNEYNLNIPRYIEAVDEEIPHDVDAHLLGGIPQRNIDNLQILQSVVPDVLKRSLREIREGYVELVKPIGEISSDIRSDSHVMAIMQELESKTTQYINKYWDILRFVSKDSNLIQLMDQMLTEIKDMLSEFNYINVYDGYQIIAEIWSTSLKKDTEIIALSDFYTIGRTREPNMVTKGSGENKRVEQDGWVGAIIPNDLLAKRLYKDELQEIEMKKTRIQAIELELDEWVEAANAEDSEEANALGETLNETGAAFEPKLVKAELKKAAKGTTEFYLLKKVEQLFAEKSEFNKAVKADEKSLKEAVQERFLTLTNDEIDGLMYEKWFGNTVKTIINLVEQPLTRELNILQALHNRYADTMAAIDDEIKTLETAIEALMSELVVEE; translated from the coding sequence ATGATTACATCTGAAGAAATAAAACGCAGATTATGGGACGGGGCAAACGAACTGCGAGGTTCGATGGATGCCAGCCGTTACAAGGACTATATGCTGGGGTTGATGTTCTACAAGTTTTTGAGCGACAAGACATTGGAAACCTTCAGACTTACTAGCGGATTAGGTCAAATCACTGAATCCGAATTAGTTGAGGAATATACGAAGGCTAGAGCAGAGTACGGCGAAGAACTGGATAAGATGATTCAAGGTGTAATAAGCTATTACGTGCTTCCTGAATACCTGTACCAATCCTGGTTGAAGGATATTAATACAGGAGACTTTGAAGTCCAAAAAGTAACAGATAGCTTGAATAATTTTGAACGAACGATTGCGGTGTCGGGCGATTCCAATAAATTTAAAGGATTATTTTCTAGCTCTACACTCGATTTGACGGATACGGCCTTGGGCAGCAATTTAAATGAACGCAGCAAAAATATTAAAGCACTCATTTTATTGTTTGCCGATTTAAATATGGTGGCCTTGCAAAAGGGGGACGTGCTTGGTGATGCGTATGAGTACCTCATCGGGCAGTTTGCTATGGAATCGGGCAAAAAAGCGGGGGAATTTTATACGCCAAGACAAGTTAGTGAAGTCATGGCACAAATTGTAGCAAAAACGCCTAACATAAAATCGATCTATGACCCTACTGTAGGCTCGGGTTCGTTGCTATTAACCGTAAGCAAGCATTTGGATGAGGATGTTCAGAAGAATTTAACCTATTATGGACAGGAAAAGAATACAGCAACCTATAACTTGTCGCGAATGAACTTATTGCTTCATGGTGTTCGCCCTACACAGATGACGATTAAAAATGGAGATACACTTGCACAAGACTGGCCAGAAGATCCGGAGCGTCCTAACGAGGGCGTGCAATTCGATGCAGTCGTAATGAATCCCCCGTATTCTGTGAAAAAATGGAACAGGGCGGGGTTGAAAGTAAGCGATCCTCGCTTTGAGGTTGCTGGCGTATTGCCGCCAGATTCTAAAGGAGATTTTGCCTTCCTGTTGCACGGGTTATTCCACTTGGGTCAAGAAGGTACTATGGCTATAGTCTTGCCGCATGGCGTTCTGTTCCGCGGCGCAACTGAAGGCGAGATTCGCAAGCGTCTGATTGACAAAAACTATATCGACACGATTATCGGTTTGCCGAACAATTTATTCACAAATACAGGCATCCCGGTAGTTGTCGCTGTTTTGAAGAAGAGCCGGAAGCTAGATGCACCTATCTTAATCATCGATGCTTCTCGAGGCTTTATAAAGGTCGGCAAGCAGCATGTTCTACAAGAGAAGGATATCGCCAGAATTGTCGACACCTATGTAGAACGCAGAGAAGAGACGGGTTACAGTCACTTGGCAACTCGTCAGGACATTCTTAAAAATGAGTATAATTTAAATATCCCTCGCTATATAGAGGCGGTTGATGAGGAAATTCCCCACGATGTGGACGCGCATCTGCTTGGTGGAATTCCTCAAAGGAATATTGACAATTTGCAGATTTTGCAGTCTGTCGTTCCCGATGTTCTAAAGCGCTCTCTGCGAGAAATTCGCGAAGGTTATGTAGAACTGGTAAAGCCGATAGGCGAAATTTCCTCAGACATTCGAAGCGATTCGCATGTTATGGCAATTATGCAAGAGCTCGAAAGCAAGACGACACAATATATTAATAAATATTGGGACATCTTGCGTTTTGTGAGCAAAGACAGCAATTTGATACAGCTAATGGATCAAATGCTGACGGAAATCAAGGATATGCTATCCGAATTCAACTATATTAATGTCTATGACGGCTATCAAATTATAGCTGAAATTTGGAGTACTTCCTTGAAGAAGGACACAGAAATAATTGCTTTAAGTGATTTTTATACCATCGGACGCACTCGCGAGCCTAATATGGTTACGAAAGGGTCAGGAGAGAACAAGCGGGTTGAGCAGGACGGCTGGGTGGGCGCGATTATTCCCAACGATTTGCTTGCCAAACGCTTGTATAAGGATGAGCTGCAAGAAATTGAAATGAAGAAAACGCGCATACAAGCGATTGAATTAGAGTTAGATGAATGGGTAGAGGCTGCCAACGCTGAGGACAGTGAAGAGGCCAATGCTTTGGGCGAGACTTTAAACGAAACAGGAGCGGCATTTGAACCTAAGTTGGTCAAGGCAGAGTTGAAAAAAGCAGCTAAAGGAACTACTGAATTTTATTTGCTGAAAAAAGTTGAGCAATTGTTTGCCGAGAAATCGGAGTTTAACAAAGCAGTGAAGGCGGATGAGAAATCACTCAAAGAGGCTGTTCAAGAGCGGTTCTTAACATTGACAAACGATGAAATTGACGGCTTGATGTATGAAAAATGGTTCGGTAATACGGTCAAAACTATAATCAATTTGGTCGAGCAACCGTTAACGCGAGAGTTGAATATTTTGCAAGCTCTGCATAATCGGTATGCTGACACCATGGCGGCAATTGACGATGAAATTAAAACTTTGGAAACGGCGATAGAAGCTTTGATGAGTGAATTGGTGGTGGAAGAGTGA